A genomic stretch from Candidatus Bathyarchaeota archaeon includes:
- a CDS encoding TldD/PmbA family protein: MESDMEFDWVLEEGARLGADYVSLLYQETVYESFTADNRNVREISRRRAKGLGIQVLRGGGLGFASTSTLDKDSISRCLKKALATASAVKMVSETKLTEAKPVEDRAVSRFKIDPLEVDFQDKIDLVLKANKAAFVDPRVKSATTRLAVHYDRRIVKSTEGVDVEVKCFTTGLSHLAVAYEAGVMERVLHQRAEVAGWEFIQESDWEAFTTDLSKLACKAVSCKTPPPGSYTVVVDPEIIGILLHEAFGHASEGDLVASGASILKGRLGEKVASKLVTVVDEGVVEGGYFVPYDDEGTPKRRTVVVDKGVLRSFLTSRTTAAELGIENTGNGRCQDFQNIPIVRQTNYYMLPGDMSFEELLEDVGFGIYIRGVGATGGQVDPGMGTFTFSVGPSFMIRNGELAEMVRGVVISGFILDVLKGVDAVAADLRIRTSIFGGCGKDGQIVRVGFGGPHIRVRRMTIGGGG; encoded by the coding sequence TTGGAGTCCGATATGGAGTTTGACTGGGTTCTTGAGGAAGGGGCTAGGCTTGGCGCGGACTATGTAAGCCTACTATACCAGGAAACCGTCTACGAATCCTTCACAGCCGACAACCGTAATGTAAGAGAAATTTCGAGGAGGAGAGCAAAAGGACTAGGGATTCAAGTACTACGCGGTGGGGGACTAGGCTTCGCCTCGACGAGCACGCTGGACAAGGATAGCATCAGTCGGTGTCTTAAAAAGGCCCTAGCGACCGCTTCGGCCGTCAAAATGGTCTCAGAGACCAAACTGACGGAGGCTAAACCCGTCGAGGATAGAGCCGTTTCAAGGTTTAAGATAGACCCGCTAGAGGTGGATTTCCAAGATAAGATCGACCTTGTACTTAAGGCTAACAAAGCGGCGTTCGTCGACCCTAGGGTTAAATCCGCGACTACCAGGCTGGCCGTCCACTACGATAGAAGAATCGTTAAATCCACGGAGGGTGTGGATGTCGAGGTCAAGTGCTTCACGACAGGGCTCTCCCATCTAGCAGTAGCCTACGAAGCCGGCGTCATGGAGAGAGTTCTACACCAAAGAGCTGAAGTAGCTGGCTGGGAGTTCATTCAAGAATCCGACTGGGAAGCGTTTACAACCGACCTATCTAAATTGGCGTGTAAAGCCGTGAGCTGCAAGACCCCGCCTCCCGGAAGCTATACCGTCGTAGTAGACCCAGAGATTATAGGGATCCTACTTCACGAGGCCTTTGGGCATGCTTCCGAGGGGGACCTTGTGGCATCAGGTGCATCTATACTCAAGGGTAGACTAGGTGAGAAGGTAGCGTCGAAGCTTGTGACCGTGGTAGACGAGGGGGTTGTCGAGGGAGGCTACTTCGTCCCCTACGACGACGAGGGAACACCTAAGCGTAGAACCGTGGTGGTCGACAAAGGCGTGCTCAGAAGCTTTCTAACGTCTCGTACAACGGCGGCCGAACTGGGTATCGAGAATACAGGTAACGGTAGATGCCAGGACTTCCAGAACATACCGATAGTCAGGCAGACGAACTACTATATGCTTCCTGGAGACATGAGCTTTGAAGAGCTTTTAGAGGACGTCGGCTTCGGAATCTATATAAGAGGTGTAGGCGCGACCGGTGGTCAAGTAGACCCAGGTATGGGGACTTTTACGTTCTCCGTAGGCCCTTCCTTTATGATTAGAAATGGAGAGCTCGCTGAAATGGTTAGAGGAGTCGTGATATCGGGCTTTATACTCGATGTTTTGAAGGGGGTGGACGCTGTGGCGGCGGATTTACGTATAAGGACCTCCATATTCGGTGGATGCGGTAAAGACGGCCAAATAGTTCGCGTAGGTTTCGGCGGCCCCCACATAAGGGTTAGGAGGATGACTATAGGCGGAGGTGGCTGA
- a CDS encoding isocitrate/isopropylmalate dehydrogenase family protein, protein MGKYRIAVIPGDGIGPEVVDAAMKVLDAVQDVVKGLTLETVMVEAGLRCIPKYGTNLPEHSIQILKESHVCLKGPVTTPEEPGSPRSAAVTIRRMFDLYANVRPCRSLPNVPCLKPNIDLVIVRENTEDLYSGIEFELTPGVAVALRVITWRACERIVRFAFNLAMKRRKQLAYVHKGNIMKVTDGIFKKAVREVAKEFPDVELWELRVDAAAMQLIKRPEAFDVLVTTNMFGDILSDEAAQLVGGLGFAAGANIGDDYGMFEPVHGSAPKYTGMNKVNPIATITASKMMLEWLGSRYRDEACLKASERIENAILEVLKEGRVRTYDFGGSSTTSEMGEAIAKKVVELG, encoded by the coding sequence ATGGGCAAGTATAGGATCGCTGTAATACCTGGGGACGGTATAGGCCCGGAGGTCGTAGACGCCGCTATGAAGGTTCTAGACGCCGTCCAAGATGTGGTTAAGGGCCTAACCCTAGAAACCGTGATGGTCGAGGCAGGTCTAAGATGCATACCTAAATACGGTACAAACCTGCCGGAGCATAGTATACAGATCCTCAAGGAGAGCCATGTCTGTCTCAAAGGCCCTGTCACCACCCCTGAGGAGCCTGGCTCGCCTAGAAGCGCGGCGGTTACTATAAGACGTATGTTCGACCTCTACGCGAACGTCAGGCCCTGCCGTTCCCTACCTAACGTTCCATGTCTGAAACCGAACATAGACCTAGTCATAGTTAGGGAGAACACCGAAGACCTGTATTCGGGTATAGAGTTTGAGCTGACTCCGGGTGTGGCCGTGGCTTTGAGGGTGATCACTTGGAGGGCCTGCGAGCGTATAGTGAGGTTCGCGTTTAATCTAGCTATGAAGCGTAGAAAGCAGCTGGCCTACGTCCATAAGGGGAACATCATGAAGGTCACGGATGGGATCTTCAAGAAGGCCGTCAGAGAAGTCGCTAAGGAGTTTCCGGATGTGGAGCTTTGGGAGCTTAGGGTGGACGCCGCGGCTATGCAGCTCATCAAGAGGCCCGAGGCCTTCGACGTACTGGTTACGACAAATATGTTCGGGGACATACTAAGCGACGAGGCCGCGCAGCTCGTAGGGGGGTTAGGCTTCGCCGCAGGGGCTAACATAGGTGACGACTACGGCATGTTCGAGCCGGTTCACGGCTCTGCTCCGAAGTACACTGGGATGAACAAGGTGAACCCCATAGCCACGATAACGGCCTCCAAGATGATGCTCGAATGGCTGGGCTCTAGATATCGGGACGAGGCTTGTCTGAAGGCTTCTGAGAGGATCGAGAACGCGATCCTAGAGGTTCTAAAGGAGGGACGTGTTAGAACCTACGACTTCGGAGGAAGCTCCACGACGAGCGAGATGGGTGAAGCCATAGCCAAGAAAGTGGTCGAATTGGGTTAA